A stretch of the Candidatus Latescibacter sp. genome encodes the following:
- a CDS encoding FAD-dependent oxidoreductase: MKKPLKLLVIGGVAAGTKAASKARRDDPGMEITILTEEEYISSIGCGLAYYIGGVVEKRESLFARSPDAFREKQQISILLRHRAESINTFDRTVKVADLNTGEISFMPYDRLLISTGASPIIPEMEGVTLKGIHPLHTISDADAIKSLVDSGRVKHACIMGGGFIGIEMAENLLRRGIEVTLFEAADHLMPRQYDPDLSALIREHMESKGVSILTGTGVENCSGDPNGLIRAVSAGGKEYPCGLVIVAVGVKPNTRLAREARIAVGPTGAIKVDPRMETSVRGIFAAGDCSETTHLVSKKPFWLSLGSTANKQGRVAGANIAGGRKQFTGVLGTAIVKVFDKTAGRTGLNEKEAAETDFNPVSVTVTTSTSANYYPGAKSITLKLVADRGAQKLLGAQAFGDDKVDKVIDIIATALTGKISIPELTNLDLAYSPPYSQALGTVLVAAEVLEKKLGM; encoded by the coding sequence ATGAAAAAACCGCTCAAGCTCCTGGTGATCGGCGGAGTGGCCGCGGGAACCAAGGCGGCGTCCAAAGCGCGCCGTGATGATCCCGGCATGGAGATAACCATCCTCACCGAAGAGGAATATATCTCCTCCATCGGCTGCGGTCTCGCCTACTATATCGGCGGAGTTGTGGAGAAACGGGAAAGCCTTTTTGCCCGCTCACCCGATGCATTCCGTGAAAAACAGCAGATTTCAATTCTTTTAAGGCATCGGGCGGAATCTATCAACACATTTGACCGGACAGTGAAGGTCGCCGACCTGAACACCGGGGAAATCTCTTTCATGCCCTATGACCGTCTTCTCATTTCCACCGGAGCATCCCCCATAATCCCGGAGATGGAGGGCGTCACACTGAAGGGTATCCACCCGCTGCACACCATTTCCGACGCCGATGCCATCAAATCCCTGGTGGACAGCGGCAGGGTGAAACATGCCTGTATCATGGGCGGCGGGTTCATCGGGATTGAAATGGCGGAAAACCTGCTCCGGCGGGGAATTGAGGTCACTTTATTCGAGGCCGCCGATCATCTGATGCCCAGGCAATACGATCCTGACCTGTCCGCCCTCATTCGTGAGCATATGGAATCCAAGGGTGTCAGTATTCTGACCGGAACGGGAGTAGAAAATTGCAGCGGAGACCCAAACGGTCTCATCCGGGCGGTATCTGCGGGAGGGAAGGAATATCCCTGCGGGCTCGTGATCGTTGCGGTCGGGGTAAAGCCCAATACCAGGCTGGCCCGTGAAGCCCGTATCGCCGTCGGCCCCACCGGCGCCATCAAGGTCGATCCACGGATGGAAACCTCCGTTAGGGGAATTTTTGCGGCGGGAGACTGCTCTGAAACAACTCACCTGGTAAGCAAAAAGCCTTTCTGGCTCTCTCTCGGCTCGACTGCCAACAAACAGGGGCGGGTGGCCGGGGCAAACATCGCCGGCGGAAGAAAGCAGTTCACCGGAGTCCTCGGCACAGCCATCGTCAAAGTGTTCGATAAAACAGCCGGCCGCACCGGACTGAATGAGAAGGAAGCCGCGGAAACAGATTTCAACCCGGTTTCGGTCACAGTCACCACTTCCACTTCTGCCAACTACTATCCCGGCGCGAAAAGCATCACCCTTAAACTGGTTGCTGACCGGGGCGCTCAAAAACTCCTTGGCGCCCAGGCTTTCGGCGACGACAAAGTGGATAAGGTTATCGACATCATCGCCACCGCGCTCACCGGAAAGATTTCCATCCCCGAACTGACAAATCTCGACCTCGCCTATTCGCCGCCCTATTCGCAGGCTCTCGGCACGGTTCTGGTCGCCGCCGAGGTTCTGGAAAAGAAGCTGGGAATGTAA